From Cucumis melo cultivar AY chromosome 3, USDA_Cmelo_AY_1.0, whole genome shotgun sequence:
ACATTGAATGCTCGCTACTATAGCTCTAAAAGAGATATTGAAAACTCATTATAAAAGCTGAACAAAATATCAATTCAGGAAACCTTGAGCCTTAAAGGCATCGCATTTGCATATAACTCAAACCTCAAGCAGATCAGGAACCACCAGCTGATGAATGATCAAATCCTGGATTTGGTTTCTGTGATGTGAATAAATTTGGGTATGAAAAGTATGGGTCGTCGTCCATTGACGGGAGCCTCTGTGGCTGATGAGGGGCTACTGTCTGATGTTCAGATGGGGAATTACCAGGAGAGGAATCGAAACTTGATTTTTCTGGCTCGAGTTGGCTGTGATCAGAAACTTCTGGATCCCGGCTTAATTTGTGATGTTCTTGAGAAGAATCTTGTGAATAATATGGCATTGAACTAGAATGGTGTCCCAGAGAATCTTGTTGGTTTAGTTTGTATGTTTCTGTATGACCTGCCGGACTTGCAGTAGCTCCGTGGAATGGATTTTCGCAACTAATTTCAGGGTCCttatcattctttttctttgtgagcTCGTCAATTCTAACCTTGGCGAGACTAGCTGCAGAACGAGCTGCAGCAGCAGCACGTTCAGCAGTTTCAGCAGCAGCTTGAGCAGCTGCCAGCACGTCCTGCAAATCAACACTGAGATCTGCATTGACCTCACACATTGTCCTCGAAACAGAGGATGGTGTTGAATTTATCTCTGAATCGAACCgtggtttgaaaccaaactgcTCCTCAGAAGCCCTTGAAACAGAGGGTAGTGGTGAATTTATCTCTTCTGTGATCCGAGGTTTGATatcaaacttctcctcaggcgTCGTTGGATCAGAGGGGGGCGACAAATCAGTTTGTCTATGAGAGAACGAAGGTGACAAAGATGGAGGAGTAATAAAAGGCAAAAACTGTTTATCTTCACCAACAGAAACATTCATTTGATCGTTACTGGGTGAAACAGATCTCACCAAAGTCACCTCCCCATGTCTCGAGTGTAAATTTTGTGGTGGTGATTCAGGAATACCAGAATACTTAAATGAAGCACGATCAGTTTCAGGCTGTGGTGACACAGATGGAGGTAGGATCATTGACGGTGCAGAGCCAGCATCTATAGTAGGCTGCGGACATACCGACATCTTTGGAACTTCAGGAAAGTCTAACATGTCCAATTCAGAATCAGAGTCA
This genomic window contains:
- the LOC103502259 gene encoding uncharacterized protein LOC103502259, with protein sequence MSMLNSFFNKGFKAAQCKTLLKLTIPRIKLLRNRREIQLKQMRRDIAKLLETGQEATARIRVEHIIREENMMAAQEILELFCELIVVRLPIIETQRECPLDLKEAISSVCFAAPRCADLTELIQVQMLFGAKYGKEFVSAATELMPNCGVNRQLIELLSVRAPSPEKKLKLLKEIAEEHDLDWNPAETEAEFNKSPEDLLNGFVGTSKLPLPQEKHNETSNTTTDLASGPQPDSDSELDMLDFPEVPKMSVCPQPTIDAGSAPSMILPPSVSPQPETDRASFKYSGIPESPPQNLHSRHGEVTLVRSVSPSNDQMNVSVGEDKQFLPFITPPSLSPSFSHRQTDLSPPSDPTTPEEKFDIKPRITEEINSPLPSVSRASEEQFGFKPRFDSEINSTPSSVSRTMCEVNADLSVDLQDVLAAAQAAAETAERAAAAARSAASLAKVRIDELTKKKNDKDPEISCENPFHGATASPAGHTETYKLNQQDSLGHHSSSMPYYSQDSSQEHHKLSRDPEVSDHSQLEPEKSSFDSSPGNSPSEHQTVAPHQPQRLPSMDDDPYFSYPNLFTSQKPNPGFDHSSAGGS